GATGCAGGCAGGCTCGCCGCCCTTGCTTCGGAGGCCAAGCGCTTTGCCAAACAGGTGGACGGCCCAAGCTTCCACTTGATCGACGCCGGGAAGGCAACGCAGGATGCCTACAATCCCAGTTGCTCCGCCTTCGCCTTGTAACGATCTGCTTGATGGGAGTCTGCGGCAAGGCCGTGGCCGCCGGCACGATACAGTTGCTCAAGGCGGACCGCCGCCAGTGGATGCCCTGCCTCGGCCGCCTGGGACCACCAGCGAGCCGCCTCACTGCCATCCGGACCATGAGAGGCATCTTCGCTGAGGCTTATGACGCCCATCTGGTATGCCGCTTTCACATCCCCCGCCTTGGCCGCCAGCCTCAGCAGACGAACGCCTTCCTGCTTGGCGCCATAGCCGCGCCCGCGGAAATACAGGATATGACCGTAGAAACTCTGCGCAGACACGTCACCCAACGCCGCCATCCGCGCGAATTGCCCTTCCATCCAACGCCAGATCTTCGGCTGCTGAACCGCGTAGTGCGACGTCATCAACTTGCGGGCAGTGAAATAGCCAAGCCTCGCACGCAGCCTGCCCAGCATCAGACCTCCTCCGAATAATCGAACTCGAATACGCGCGCCACTTCTCCCGCATGCCAGGATGCAGCAACGGCACCATCAGCCGGCCCCGAGAAGCGTCCCAACCGCGCAGCGCACTCGAAAAAACCGGTGCGGGGCAAACGACTAGCACCCTGGCTGATGACCAGTGCGCTGCGCAACGGGCGCTCCGAGCGCGCATCTAGGGCCGCGAGATGCTCAAGCGCAGCGGTAAGGGTTTGCATGGCGGGTGTGGGCAGCTGGAGTCGCTCGATCAGCGCACGGTAGGTCACCAGATGTCGCTGCCGACGAGCGGCATCCAGCTCACCAAGCAGCGCCTGCCAGTGTTGTCGGCTGATGGATACTGACGTCAAGCGTCGCCCTCCCATCCGGCAATTTCCAACGCACGCGCCAGTGCTCGGCGAATCGCAGCATCGGGTTCGCGCTCTCCCGCCTCGATCAGCCCCAGGTAGGCGGGACTGATCCCCACAGAGCGCGCCAACGCTTCTTGAGAAAGCCCCTTGGCCTCACGCAGAGCACTCAGCTCGACCAGGGACGGGGGTGATTGAGTGCCATTGGATGGGACGTCAATGGTAACGGACGATTTGACACCGACCGCATTCAGAAGCGCCTGGTACTCGTCCCACGGCAGTACGGCGTATTCCGGCGAGCCGTCACGCATGATGACCTGTACATTCATCCGTATTTCCCCAGGCTTCTTCGATCAGAAGCGGGATCTTAACAGCCCTTGCCGTTCCTTGAAGCTACCAACCTGCCGCATGCGTTAGTGAATCGGGACCGAGACCGCAATTGCTCATCAGGCACCGACAAACGGCGACGCCGCGTGCCGCTGTACTATCAGCTCGGCTGGCCGCCGGCTTTCGGTTCGTCCAGCGCAGGCAAGCGTTGCAGTGATGCCTGCCGATCCGCAGTCTGGGCCTGCTTCCAGATCTTGAACGCCTCCAACTCACCAGACCACTTGCGCATTACCCAGCCGAGCACAGCCAGATCGTCAACGAATCCGAGACCGGGCAGCCAATCCGGGATGGCGTCGATAGGCGACAGAAAGTAGAGCAAGCCTGCCACTACGGCTATCAATGCGTTAGGGCTGATAGCCCGATACTCGCCGCGCCACCAGGCTACGCAAAGCGCCTGTAAAAGCGCCAGGTCTTCTCGCAATCCCTTGAGCAACCCTCTTTTCGATGAGGACTTGCGAGCAACAGCAAGGAGCAACGCAGGGATCTTTCCGCGTTTGATCAGACGCTGAGCGAGCGGAAAATATCGGATGAAATTCCAGGGAGCCTTCATCTAGATTGCCTCCAGCCTGCGTCATCCCTGACCTTGAGAAGGTTATCCACCGAAGCTGTGGATAACCTTGTGAACAGTTTATGGATGGTTGCCGCTAAAGCCCTGTTTACGGGGCTGCCGAACAGATCGGTGCTTTTTTATCCAGCCGATCTATCCCTTAATAATCAATAGGTTACAGTGACACTGAAATTGTACTGAAACATGCTCGACGAGCACGCCGCAATCTATTCCGAATGTGCATAACCGGTGAATGTCAATGCCTTTGCAAGCACTTTGACTGACGAAGACACCGGGCGTTCGGACTATAGGGGGCTAGTCGTGGCAGGGAGGAAGGCGTTGATGAAGAGCTGAAAAAAGAGGTCGATCATTGCAATCGACCTCCCTTCACTTACTGAACGCTGAGCTGCCCGCGAATCTTGTCGAGGGTCGCCGAGCCGATGCCTTTTACCTCGAGCAGCTCATCTACCGAGCTGAACGGACCATGCTCCTCCCGATAATCGATGATTGCTTTTGCCTTGGTTTCACCAATGCCTCTCAGCTCACGGGTAAGCGTCTCAGCATCCGCAGAATTGAGGTTCACTGGGGCCGGGGCGACAGCCACAGCTGTTGGGGCAGGTTGTGCCTGAGTGGCCGCATAGCCACCGAAAGAAAAGCCGGAAAGTACGGCGAACGCCGCAGCGGCAAGAATAGCTTTACGCATGATCATGTCCTTATGAAAACCAGAGTATTCGTTCGCGGGACTTCCTGCTCCGCGTCAGCCAATCTAGTCGCCTGCCAGCTGATGTCAAAAACGAGGTTGCATATTTGCGAACCTCGTCAAGCTCAGCGCATGGCGTTGAACAGATTCAGGCCGCTGATCTTTACGTAGCTCTGCTGCGCAGCCTCGAGGATGACGGTCTGGAATGACAGCCGGGACAGCGCCTCTGCGTAGTCCAGCTCACGCAACTCGGCCTGAACCGATTTGTTAACCAGGGCCACGTCTTCGTTGTCGGTCAGGGTGGTTTCGATCACGTTCCGCCGTGCGCCGATATTGCCCCGGGCGGCATCGACGCTGACCATGCCGTGGTCGAGGTTGGTCAGGCTCACCGCCACCGAGTCGCGAATATCGGCGTTGCTGGAGGACGGGTCTTCCAGGGTCTTGCGCAGGTTGGCGATGGTATCCAGAATCCCTTGTTTGTTCTGCACGGGCTCAGCCGACGCATCCCCAGTCACCGGATCTATGGTGATTCCTGCGCCGGGCATGACAACGATTCGTTCGCCGCCCACAGGCGTACCATCGAACTGCAAAGTGACCCCCCGAAACACCAGAGAGTCGCTACGCTCTGCATCGTCGTCCATCTTGAAGTTTTGTCCATCGGGAAGAGGAATATCCCCAGCGGCGCGTGGCAGGCCATAGATGGAATAACTCCCATCGTCCTCGAATAAGATTTCCACTCCCTCTGTAGGGAAGGCTGGCGAGCCGGAGAAGGCAACTTCGTCACCAACCAGCGGCTTAGATACGGCTAGAGTGGAAACGTCGCCAGGCGTTATGCCAGAGGTGTCCAGAGCGCTTGCTAGCCGCCCAGCATTAGTAACGTTCTCGAAGATCGACTTTCCGCTGTCACTGATTGGGATATTCAGCGAACTGGCGATCTGCAGTTTGCGTTGCCCTTCGTCGCCCTGATAGCTGTAGCTGCCATCGGCAGCACGCACGAAGGGCTGGGTCTTGCCCTGAAAACCCGAGAAGAGATATTCGCCTCGCGCGTTGCGAGTATTCATTAGAGACAGCAATTCATCCTCACGCTCACGTAGTTCGGCAGCGATGGATTTGCGATCTTCCGCGTCGAGAGAGCCGTTGCCGGCGCGCAAGGCCAACTCGCGCACGCGCAGCAGCACGGTGTTCACCGAGTTGAGCGTCGACTCTTCCTGGACCAGGCTGCTGTCCGCCGCAGTCAGGTTGGAGTTGTACTGGCTCAGCACGTTTTGCTGCTGCTCCAATTGCAATAGGCGCACCGACGCAACCGGGTCGTCGGCTGGCGTAAGGATGCGATTGCCGGTACTGATCTGCTCCTGGGTGCGGGTCGCATTGGCGTAGTTGCGCTGCAGTCCGGCAACGCCGTTATTGAATGCTTGCAGGGTGGAAATGCGCATAAGGCGACCTATTACCTGAAGGAGCTGATCAATGTATCGAACAAGGAGCGGGCAACTTGAATGATCTGGGCCGAAGCGTTGTAGTACTGCTCGAACTTGATCAGGTTGGCGGCTTCCTCGTCCAGGTTCACAGCCGAGAGTGAATCGCGGTTGTCCGTGGCCTGTTTGAGAATCGAGCCTGTCGCTTCGCTATCCATCCGTGCCTGTGCCGTCAACGTGCCGACTCGCTCGACCAGTTCGCCGTAGCCATCGGTGAAGCTGAAGCCAGAACCGGCGACATTGGCGCTCACACCAACAGTTTGCTTGGTTTGCAGGTCGACTAGTTTCAAGGCATTGCGGTTGTCAGAAACGCCGCTCTGGTTGAACGCCATCGCGAACCTGTCGTTATCCTTCGGCGTACCGCTCAGAGAAAACTCGAACTGGTAATTGGCATCCCCCACCACCAGCGAATTGCTTTGCCCTGGCTGGATGGTTGCGGTCGACGAGTAACTGACCGTCGGCGGCGTAGCACTGTCGTCCACAGTCCGAAATTGCGCAGTACCACCCGTAATCGTTACTGTGCCCGGCTCGGTAAAAGTAAGCGTCGCTCCATTGCTGCCGAACAACCCCTGCAGCGCCGAAATGCTGATCGGCGAAGGCCCGGAAGTCATGTCGGGCTGGCCAATCGCACCGGTGCCAGCGTTCTGCAAATTGCTTTCCGCGCGCACCGGGGCAGCAAAGGCCAGTTGATCGGCCTGATCCAGAGTCGCCTTGATATCAGCCGCGCCTCGACGAGTCGGCTGCAGACTGAATTTGTCGCCTACAGCGGGGGCTGGGTTACCGAGAACGACCTGGAAGCCCTGATCGACTCCGTTCTTGTCGGTGATCGTGAGCACACCGG
This DNA window, taken from Pseudomonas sp. FeN3W, encodes the following:
- a CDS encoding sel1 repeat family protein, with the protein product MLGRLRARLGYFTARKLMTSHYAVQQPKIWRWMEGQFARMAALGDVSAQSFYGHILYFRGRGYGAKQEGVRLLRLAAKAGDVKAAYQMGVISLSEDASHGPDGSEAARWWSQAAEAGHPLAAVRLEQLYRAGGHGLAADSHQADRYKAKAEQLGL
- a CDS encoding helix-turn-helix transcriptional regulator, producing the protein MNVQVIMRDGSPEYAVLPWDEYQALLNAVGVKSSVTIDVPSNGTQSPPSLVELSALREAKGLSQEALARSVGISPAYLGLIEAGEREPDAAIRRALARALEIAGWEGDA
- a CDS encoding DUF1232 domain-containing protein is translated as MKAPWNFIRYFPLAQRLIKRGKIPALLLAVARKSSSKRGLLKGLREDLALLQALCVAWWRGEYRAISPNALIAVVAGLLYFLSPIDAIPDWLPGLGFVDDLAVLGWVMRKWSGELEAFKIWKQAQTADRQASLQRLPALDEPKAGGQPS
- a CDS encoding helix-hairpin-helix domain-containing protein; the protein is MRKAILAAAAFAVLSGFSFGGYAATQAQPAPTAVAVAPAPVNLNSADAETLTRELRGIGETKAKAIIDYREEHGPFSSVDELLEVKGIGSATLDKIRGQLSVQ
- the flgL gene encoding flagellar hook-associated protein FlgL; translation: MRISTLQAFNNGVAGLQRNYANATRTQEQISTGNRILTPADDPVASVRLLQLEQQQNVLSQYNSNLTAADSSLVQEESTLNSVNTVLLRVRELALRAGNGSLDAEDRKSIAAELREREDELLSLMNTRNARGEYLFSGFQGKTQPFVRAADGSYSYQGDEGQRKLQIASSLNIPISDSGKSIFENVTNAGRLASALDTSGITPGDVSTLAVSKPLVGDEVAFSGSPAFPTEGVEILFEDDGSYSIYGLPRAAGDIPLPDGQNFKMDDDAERSDSLVFRGVTLQFDGTPVGGERIVVMPGAGITIDPVTGDASAEPVQNKQGILDTIANLRKTLEDPSSSNADIRDSVAVSLTNLDHGMVSVDAARGNIGARRNVIETTLTDNEDVALVNKSVQAELRELDYAEALSRLSFQTVILEAAQQSYVKISGLNLFNAMR